From Verrucomicrobiota bacterium JB022, one genomic window encodes:
- a CDS encoding sulfotransferase domain-containing protein translates to MSLPKIDFLVIGTQKGGTTTLDSMLEQHPALFLAQVKELNYFALGGKAPNWQGPGDDRAANALSAYRDDQYAAHFRGAQAGQKLGESSVLYLYSEHAPAAIHAHNPGMKLIAVLRDPVKRAYSAYSHLRRDAREPEADFRTALAQETARTGANWEQLWRYRETGHYGDQIERFLQYFPREQLLLFTTEMLKDLPAVVRQCYEFLGVDPAFQPDYDITMNVSGLAKNQGLNDFLGAPHPLKDALKKVLPLSLGRKIKGWISQRNLTPMPPCPSDVAAELRAYYRPQVDKTERLTGLDLSAWK, encoded by the coding sequence ATGTCGCTACCCAAGATCGACTTTCTCGTCATCGGCACCCAAAAGGGGGGCACGACCACGCTCGACAGCATGCTCGAACAGCACCCGGCGCTCTTTCTCGCGCAAGTGAAGGAGTTGAACTACTTCGCCCTTGGCGGCAAGGCCCCCAATTGGCAGGGGCCGGGCGACGACCGGGCCGCCAATGCCCTCAGCGCCTACCGCGACGACCAGTATGCCGCCCACTTCCGAGGGGCGCAAGCGGGGCAGAAGCTGGGAGAATCGTCGGTGCTGTATCTTTACAGCGAGCACGCGCCCGCCGCCATCCATGCGCACAACCCCGGCATGAAGCTGATCGCCGTCTTGCGCGACCCGGTGAAGCGCGCCTACTCGGCCTACAGCCACCTGCGCCGCGACGCTCGCGAGCCGGAGGCGGATTTCCGCACCGCGCTCGCCCAGGAAACGGCCCGAACGGGAGCCAACTGGGAGCAACTGTGGCGTTACCGCGAGACGGGCCACTATGGCGACCAGATCGAGCGCTTCCTCCAATACTTCCCGCGCGAGCAACTGCTGCTCTTCACGACCGAGATGCTGAAGGACCTGCCGGCAGTGGTGCGCCAGTGTTACGAATTCCTCGGCGTCGATCCCGCCTTCCAGCCCGACTACGACATCACGATGAACGTCTCCGGGCTGGCCAAAAATCAGGGGCTGAATGACTTTCTCGGCGCGCCGCACCCGTTGAAGGACGCGCTGAAGAAGGTCTTGCCGCTCAGCCTCGGTCGAAAGATCAAAGGCTGGATCAGCCAGCGCAACCTGACTCCCATGCCGCCTTGCCCCAGCGACGTTGCCGCCGAGCTGCGCGCCTACTACCGCCCGCAAGTCGACAAAACCGAACGCCTCACCGGCCTCGACCTGAGCGCCTGGAAGTAG